The DNA region AAATTCCTCCCCCAAGGGCCGCAGCAAGTTCTCAAGAACTGACTGGGGTTCCTTCAGGGTAGAGAGGAGCGAGGATCGAGGGCCCGGGAGGCGGGCAGGGCGGCCCCGGCACCCGCTCGGGCCTCGACCGCGCACGCACGGAACGGGTCTACCGGTCCCCGCGGGCAGCGGAAAAGAAGAGGAATGGCAGGGACCGCCACCCCGTTTCCAGACTCGGCTTCACCTCATCGGAAGTCAGTTCCGGACCTGACTTTCTGCGGGGTCAGAATGAGCACTACAGAATAAAAAGGACCCGCAGGTACAAGGAGACCGTGGCAGAGGCGCCGCCATCTCTCCCGCCGGTCATAAAATCCGCGGGAACGTAAAGAAGACACTCGAGATGCCCGAGCTCGTTCCCATGGAAGTACAGGGCAAGGGGAATCCCTAGCACAGAAATCACGTCCGTTTGGCATTGTGCACAGCGTCTCCCAACCCGGAGGTCTAGACAAGGTTCTTCCAAAGGCCCCCTGGGTGAGTGAGCAAACGGCGTGTCCAAGGGCCCCCCGCGGGCTCTGCCGGCCCCCAGGGACCCGTGTCCCGAGCGCAGGGCCTCAGGCTGTAGCCGGGTCCGCGACCCCGAAAGCACTCGCGCACGACGTGGGTTGCCAGGAGACGTGACCAGCCGCCTCCTCCAATCAGCATGCATCTCTTTGCGTCCAATCACAGGCGTCAGGAGGGCTGTGGTGGAGGTGAAAGGTCACGCTGCTGTTTGGCGGCCATTTCTCCTCAGGTTCAGAGACCCCCGGCCTACGACAGCCGCTCCAGACACCGGGGACGGACGACAGCGGGGTCGGAGGCGAGCGGCCTGCAGCATTCATTGGTAGTCACGATGGTAAGAAGGAGAGAGCGGCCAGGCTCACCGGAGAGGGCGAGAGGGAGGGCAGCAGCCTCGCCCGGCCTGGTGGCGGTTTCACGCCTTCCCCATTCATTCGCGTGAGGGGCCGCGCGCGCTGCAGccagtctctttctctctgatcTGGAGGGGTCTGAGGCGCGCGCTTCTTCCGGAGCCCTCCTCGCCCCCTCCCCAGTAGGGCCCCTTCCCTTCTTCGTTTGCATCCGGATCTGAGATTTCCCGCTGGCTGGGACCACCGGGTCTGGGTAAAGATGAACCAGGGTCTTGGATCGCTGGGTTCAAAAACCCCCAAACCCACTTTTATTCCATGGTGTTAGGATACTCAGCCCTGCAGCCCTCTGGAACACAAAGCCCAGACTTGAGagcattcatttatccattcagcagatatttattaAGCGCATATTACTTACTAGATACTGCTCAAGGGCGTTAGGAATATCGTGTGAAAAATATTCATGTTTACCCTGTCCTAGGTGAACTCATGGTTGTTTGTGGAAAACAGACGTTACTCAGTAATAGGAGTAAATATATAGTTGCAAGTAATGATAAGTGGTAATAAGGAACTAAACAGGATGCTGTGCGGGGTGATGTGCCTGGGTGTGGAGATGGATGGTCAGGGATGGCCTCTGTGGGAGGTGGGATTTGACCAGAGACCTAAAAAATAGAAAGACTGAACTACAAGAAACATAAACAGAGGCCCTAAAGTCGTAAAGAAAGCTTGACCAGTTACACGAATTGACAAAAAGCCACAACTGCATGCAAGAAAAGTGATTATGAGATAGGACAGGAGGAGCAGGAATTGGGTAGGCCCTTTTAGGCCATGTAAGGGGGTTTGAATTTTATTCCAAGTGTAATTGGAGCCATGTAAGCATTTTAAGCAGAGATAAGATGTGACTgaatatatactttaaaagacAGTGGTtcaatatagaattatcatatgacctggcaattctacttctGGGTACAtaagcagagaaaatgaaaatagggTCACAAACAGATACTTGGACACCAgcttttatagcagcattatccgcaacatcaaaaagtagaaacaacccacgTATCcaacaacaaatgaatgaataaacaaaatatggtgtatacacATTATTTAATGTTATTTGGTTGTAAAAAAGAATGTAGTTGTGAGATGCTGCCACAtggaagaactttgaaaacatgctgggtgaaataagcaagacacttATGTTCAGGTATTGTATTTTATCAATCATAAAAGTTGACTAGAAATAGCGAATTGCTAGAGGtggaaagcagattagaggttaccaggagatggaagggggtgggggtgaagtaagtgtttgcaaaaaaaaaaaaaagaaagtgggaaGATGTGGACTTTATTCTCAAAAAGAATTGATCAGACAAATAGCAACACGGTAAATCTTgcctcaaaattgaggaagagatgaactagagacagacacaaagatcacaaaaaaggaaaagtggaAAGGGAAGACATGGTTGACCTGATCATAATGTTTATCTGACAAGCCTATTTTCTACAGATTGATCATCTAACACTAGATTAAAGATGTTCATAACTTTTCTTAACCAATCATTCTTCTCAATGAAAatgaggacaatgatttcatCTTGGAAATTCTTGTGAGATCAAAGGGCATTCGTTtccacaaaaagataaaaaatatatagtattttttgaagtctcaataaatattcacattTCCTACAACAAAATAATAGTTGCAGTAGTGATAATAAATTgggaagagatgagtaaaaactgGAGACCCATTAGGTGCCTATTTCCATTGTCTCCATGTCCTTTGAGATCACTTTGAATATGCTATTCTTAGAGGGGCGATTAGTAGCCAAGTTTCATGGttcttttctttgtgcttttgggTGAACAgataagggaaagagaaaagtctGAACTCACCTAGGATACTACTGGTTGGCTTCATAAACAGAGGTTAAGTGATTGCCCATACGGAGGCAGGCATTGCTAGGCATTAGTGATAGCAAGTCAAAAAACCCACCTAGCCCTGACCTCAAGAATTAACGTGTGAGTTAGTCAAACATGTTCTATCTTGTGCTTCCTTCTGTAGCTTCATATTTGGGGCTCTAACAGTACTGAAGTATTTGTACGTCTCTGCGCTTGCCTTGTTACTTCACCTTTCCCTGCTTTTCTATTGGTAATCTGTGCTTTAAAAAATCCCTTTTTTGGgcggtgcagcagtggctcagtggcagaattctcgcctaccatgccagagaccccgtgtttgattcccagagcctgcctatgttCCCCAAAAAAGCCCTTTTTCCCTTCGAACATCTCTCATCCTTTATGTTACCTCTACCCTCATGCCCCCCAAGCTTCTTGGGGAGGGGACGatgtcatttgcatttttttagtGCCTTTAGCTTTGTTTCTTTAGAACCTGGAACAATGAGTGATGTAAAGTAGGCAATCACTGTTTAAGTGAATAATGAATAAAGgataagttttaaagttttgataGGTTGAAGATGGGCTACTTAAAGTTCCATGATGCCTTTCAACAAATGAAATATATAGTAAAGTGAGAGGGAGTCAAGAGTTTGCTTGATTTGGGTGCTATAAAATATTGGTTGGTGATTTGAGAGAGTAGAGTGGGTGGAGAAGCcaagttaaaggaaaataatcagttgagtccttttgttgttgttccttgtGCAGAGTTTACCCCTCAATCCCAAACCTTTCCTGAACGGATTAACAGGAAAACCTGTGATGGTGAAACTCAAATGGGGAATGGAGTACAAGGGCTACCTGGTATCTGTTGATGGCTATATGAACATGCAGGTAAGCTAAAGAGTTATAAGGGTTATtaagttatatttattttgttgcgCCTTAATCCTTAGTCACTTATAAAAATGCATACAGTTAAACTGACAAACATAAAGCAAAATTTTGGAATAAAGGTAAGCCAGGGAAAGTATTATAACTGAAAGTACAAGTTGATATGGGATTAAACCAAAATTCAGTCACTGATTTGATTCTTCATGGTTAAAGTAAGAACAGCTGAGGCATTTGAATGTTATAGGGAAACACTCTAATTTATTAGAGAAAGCTAGACTTTTCCTAGCACTTAGCCCTGAAAGAAATTCTCAAGTGAACTCATGTAATGAGTCCTGAAGCACAGTTATTTGTGTGAGAGATTAATGACAGGTAGATAGATTTTTAAAGTTACCTACCCAGGCAGTTAAGAGTTCTTGAAGGCAAAGAACTAAGATTTTCCTTAATATAAGAGTTTACTACCTGTTTATAAAATTTTCAGGTCCCAAAAGTTCTCATAGAACATGATTTTGCCCTGGAAAATTCCCAAAGCAGGACTCATTTGCCAAGATgatagaaaaatctgaaatatataaTCATTGTGATGAAAGTGTTCTAGAATTAGCTAATGATTATAATTGCACAActttacaaatatattaaaaaacactgaGTTGTACACTAGATTTTATGTTCTAAGAATTCTCttttttgagttaaaaaaaaaaaaaagacccattgGTTTGAGAAGTAATGCAGCTTCCTAGTGAGCTTGCCAGCATTAGTTCCAAAATGGATCCATGAGTAGCCCTACCATATTGATAAGCTTTTGAGTTTGCTTACTCtgcagatatttactgagcacccatTATGTGCCTGCCACTGTGAATACAGCAATGAATAAAACAAGGTAGTTTATGTTTACTTGGGGAAGATGGTAATggatgctatgaagaaaaatggcATCAAAAGGGAATAGAGTGGCAAAATGTGTGATATTAGATACGATagcaatggaaaataaaatttatttattcttaattattATTCAGTTCTTTGGTTTGGTTGTTGGGTAATACAGAAGTATTTGGTGTTTGAGCCACAGCTTTTGTATACCAATCTGGAAAAGTATGATTTATGACATAATTACTCTgggaaaatatttgttctttagcACAAAATTTTAGGAAATCTTTTTGAATTACACTGTCTTGAAAATTGGAGACTGCTTTCTTCAACACACTGTTTTGATGGTTTTTAGAAAGAAATATTACATAACCTGGgagactttaaaaattatatcgaTACAAGCTTTATTATATAACATACTAGGTTCAGCATTCATCAGTGTTTTTACATAATACCAAAAAGTACTACTATAGTAATAGGAAGCTGATCATCTAATAATTATAGATAAATATGAGTTGTTGTTATAGAAGAGTCTCAATAAGTTCTATCACCAGTATTGTGTTATACTGTTTTTCTCCTGTgcaattatattaatatattttcttctttaaagctTGCAAATACAGAAGAATACATAGATGGGGCATTGTCCGGACACCTGGGTGAAGTTTTAATAAGGTAACAAACAGCAATAGTATATGTAAGGATTTACTGGTGAGCAATAGAAATATCTGTTTCAAGAAAATAATTAGTGCctacatttcataattttttgaaaatcacttttaagcaaaatattctacaactaaatgtCTATGAAATTGTTAAACTTGTCAAAAGTAAAACTTACATATTTTGGAGCTACTCGTTATTTTTCTAGTGTTGATATTAAACCTTCTAATTcttagctatatatttttttccagtggTCTTAGTTGCAGGTACTTTGTTCTGAATTTTAGTTTGGTCTGGCTGCTATTATGGATTTTTGTTATACTTATTTTCTAGAAGTAGCTTTAAACCTCCAAAATGTAGTTgttatcctctttggaaaatcaTAAAGATATGCCATTTTATAATTACCACATGGTAAAAATAAATGCCATGTGTTTTATAACAAATCTTTTgtaaaaaccttttttaaaaaagacaggtGATTTATTGTaaatttagtatttaatatttttgtgctAAAGAAAATCTAATATGCTAGTAATTCAGGTTGTATATGGTTTCCAGTTGGAACAGCAAAAAgaactgtttttctatttacagGTGTAACAATGTCCTTTATATTAGAGGTgttgaagaagaggaagaagacgGGGAAATGAGAGAATAGCAtcttgtgtgggtttttttttttaatatatatttctagacaataaagatttgtttgtttttcaacttGACTTGTGAactatttatattcatatatttacatGCAAACCTGAAAtgttaaaacagttaaaagatgaTTCACAGACAGAACTAATGCTTTAAAAGTCATCCAGCTTCAGGTTGGTTTTCTTCTGTAAGACCAATACTCCATTTCCTCTGtaagggaaaataatttattttatttattttagaaatttttatgaaGGTGAATTTCACCCCTTTTCTTGTAATTATATATTAGctgagaccttttttttttttggtgtgttgtatgcccgggtcacatttcattattgcagcaccatttgttgaatttgtttgttgtttgttttttggggggaagtacatagaccgggaatcaaacccaggtctcccaagcTGAGACCTTttaaaagcagctgtttcttttaaggTAACTTTGAGCCCCTTTgacatgtataaatatatatcaagTTCTTAATTTATATATACTATGTTTTTTCTTAGTAGCCAATAAATTATATGTTACATCTACAATATAAGCTAAGTAATACACACAGCATAGCTAAAGTTGAAATGTCACCTGACAACAACTAAAATAATTGTAGAgataggaaacaataaaaattataaactgcCATTTAGGTTGAAGGCAAATGAATTGGTTCACTTCAGAGAATTAAGCTTACTGAATAGAacttaatatgaaataaaaactagTCCAGAGTTGTTCTGAGACCATTTTTCACTTAAGTTTTATACAGCTCAAAACCTTTCagatattttagaactgcacattGCTTAAGTATCTATTTCACAGTGATATAATTTTTGCTATGAATTTCCCTATAGAGGTTGAGAAAATCATTTGAGATTTTATGGTGTtggagaatggccattattacaCTTTAATCGCCATTCACCATATAGTTATATCACTCCACTCTCAGTCCTATAATCTTTAGAATAAGGGCCTGTGCTCTTCAAATTACTTAGGACAGATATGGTACACAATATTGCCATTACTGAAACCAAAATCAACAAAACGTGCATCAAGACATTGTGGCAATGAAATGTCTTACTTCTACTCAAGTAAAAAAATATTCATCCTCTTGTATTTTTGTCGTATCATTGACTAAAAGTAATTGGTGTTTGCTACCACATGGAGGTTTTGAACGACAGATGAGTCGTCTTCCCaactgaaacaaaagaaaaacaaacttaatataCTTTAACTTAACTTTTCTATTTAAGTATAAGTGAAATACTACTGTTGACTTggatattacaaaaataatatggtTTAAAATCTTAATCACAATTGTAAAAGAATTGATAAATTGTTGCAAGGGAATTGATAGCCTAGGATGTCTACCATGCTAGGCAGTTAGGTAATAAATGGGCCCTCATAGTATGGCAGAGGACAGAGCAGTTATAAGGAAATTTAGATAAAGTCAGCAAATGGCATATAGTTCAAATTACCCTTGAAAAGCCTACAAAAGCACTCTGTTGGAGACCCAACATTTCTTAGTAATTGCAATAGCTAGGAAAACATGGTTGGaaaagatgctttctttctgTTGAGACTCACACAACTGGCATTTAGAGAAAATTGAGAAACTGCACTGACTTCTTAAACACCTTAGGAGAGGCTTAGATGCatacctcttctttctttctggggCATATCCTCAAGcgtatattattcaaattattttttctattttagccttgagattttccctttatttttttgtcttagcTTTCAAAGCTGAATTTGTATAAACTAAATGTATGGCTAAGGACACTGCCATATACTAACAGACATGAGATTCAATGGGCTATCACTGCCTCTGTAGGGTGTATGATGGCTTTCCTAAGCCACTGGAGAAGCCATGGACCATGTGCATCCAGTGATTGCCTCTTCCCAAAGTTTAATGAACAGGTAATCTTGCAATCTTGCAAAGTAAGATTGGCTTCTAGTCCTGACTGCTGCTAAATTCGAAATGACTTTGGGcacatcattttaatttcttcaattatCAATTCTTACCTTTACAGTGTAGGGATTAAAAGACCCTTAAAGTTTGTGTGATTCTCTGGGTTTACAAGCTCCAGAGTAATATTGAGAAAAACAAGGCTCACAGCTCCCATTTGTGAAAAAAGTATATACATAAATGTACAGAATATTTCCAGAAGGATGCCAAAAAATCTGTTAACGGTAGTTCTCTCCAGGGAGGGGAACTGAGTGACTAAGGGCAAGAGGAAGACTTGCTTTTCATTGAATGTTCCTTTGTATCTATGTTTCTTGTATTAGtttattcaaaaaaaattacttttttcaaAAATGCTTTGGTTTCAGGAATCTGCagctaaagaaaaagaagagggaagtGGCTCCTTTAGTAAAAAGTGGGTGTAATAGAGAAATGTAGACCCAGTAATTTGAATCATTCTAAAagtaaggagaaagaagagaccaaTTGCAAATGTAAGCAAGAAAGATTATTTTACTGAAGAGTTCAACCTGGTTCAGTTAGACAAAGTATTTCATTTCTATATCACAGAACCAGTATACATATCGAGGTAGCTAGACCTATTAACAAAACACAAACCTTTTTCTTTGGTTGTGCAACTGCTCTTTCCAGAGCAGCTTTTAGCCTCTCCTCCTggtgtttttgcttttctttcattttgtcttcACGCAATCTGTTATAAGTGGGGGAAAAATATACTTGTAATGAAACTATAAATCATGGAAGGTATAAAACATCTACACCATTGCTATTTGGCAATGAACCATCAGAATATTACAAGACTTTCTTTAAGGTTgagtgaaaatatctgttcatttcCATATCTATGGCTTTTGAATATATGGTGAAATCTCAAGAACAAATCCTGTTCATTTTCAAGTACAAAGAAATTTCACTAGTTTGAAAATTAATACAATCTATTCAGATCTTGGTCTAACATGAGCACCTCCCAGCAGCTTTCTCATCATCATACTTAAATCCTAACACTTTACAATTAATTAGTCTACAGTGGTCACTTGCATCACCTTCCTGTTATTTTGCCcgtttttaaaacttcttattgAAGGATAGCATATGCACAGAAAAGTTCACAAATCATAAGTGTATGGCTCAATGAGTTACCACAAAAGTGTacttttcacttaatttttatgAATGATATCCTCAAATTAAGACCAAGAAATGCTACATGTCTGTTCTTAAGGAAGGAGAGACAAGGAACAAAGTTTTGAGTCAtagtcctgggttcaaatcccaggtcAGCTGCTTATGGCTgtataacctctctgagccttagtttccttctGTGAAATAGGTAAGATTATTAATATGACTCTTTAAAGGTGTTGTAAGGGTAAAAGTGAGATAATCTATGTCAACTGTCTAGTACAATATCTGGCACAGATTAGGTACTCAATAGGTGATGGTTATTTTATGGACCTATATAATAAGCTTATATACTAGGGAATGGAAACAACATATAAAATTAAGGGCTATGTTAGGGTACTACCAAGCCATGGGGAAAAGTcaactaaaattttctttttaataagaaTGATAAATAACTGGAATTGGAATCATGTATCACTACTGACTAAGTTGTTATCATACTTTGAAGATAATATATTTGCTAGCATAAAAAGTATGCAAGTGTCATAAGTGTAGTAAACCAGCGAGATTATCTTGTGGAGGGAATAATCttctatttagaaattttaaaagcccGTTTTATATACAGTAAAATCCGATCAAGATCACCTTAATATGTCCTGTACTTCATTTTTACATGGGAAAAAACAATATTCCCCTTACTATGTACTAAAAAGTCATGTAGTAAGCAATAATGAAATATCTAATACTAATggctaatatttgaaaatttacttGGCTGCCAGGCTTGCTGAGGTGCTTTACAAGgattaatttaatcctcaaaacaaccctacAAGATGAGTACGATTATTactgccattttacagataaacagagaCTTCGACAGGTTTTGTGGCCTGCCTAAGGTTACAGAGCAGTGAGCCGTGGAGCCTGGACTGCACCCAGGCAGGCTGGCTGTCGTCGTGCCCACGTTCTTAGCCACGGTTCTCCTCTGCCTCCCATGTTTCTTCCTATAAAATAAACGTTATCCCACCCATAAGCATGGAGAGAACTGCACGCCATATAATACTGGGGGTTGTGGTATATTTATAATAATGCCAAAGGTAGTATGTACATAAAAATCCTTACTTAAATCAGTGGTTAAATGTGTAACTCTGCATTCTCTTAGAGGCCCCAAGCTTGGCAAGGACAGGGGTTCCAGAGATGATACTCCTCATGGCATTGTGTTAGGAATAAATGAGTTACTGTGTAAGTGTTAGCAGTTACTACCGCTGAAAGTGCTTGGCCTGTGGCTCTGACTTTTAAAAGAACCCCTTCACGGCCTGGGTCTTCCCACAGTCTCCCACTGAAGGGCCTTCCGCCTTTCACATGGTGTCCACAGAACCGGGGTGCACACCCTGAAAATTCTCTTCCAGGCTAAACTtgacaccccaccccaaccccagacTAGGTCCATCCCTGGTGAACGCTCTCAGGTCACCAGTTCCTTTCCTCACAGTGCTCGTTACCATTGGTAATGGACATTTATTCATATGAATATTTGATTAGTGTGTCTCCTGCACTAAATGATAAGCTCTATGAGGAGGGCAGGGTTGTCTGGTTCCCCATCCCTACGTCCCTAAGCCTTAGCACTGTCCTTGTCATATGATCAGACTTCCTAAATGTGGAATCCACGGAGAAACAAAACCTCTTATCACCTCGTTATTCACTATACTTATATCCTAAGACACTGACGTACTTTTGCCGCCGTTCTTTTTGTTTTAGCTTCTCAATTGCCTCCACGTTTTCTTTGGGAACGGATTCAATGAGATCACTCAGTTCCACCAGGCGAGACTCCACTTTTACTAGCTTTTGTACTGGATTGAGGCTGCCAACCTCAGCATCTCCAATGCACACTCTGTAGActtgattgatttttttactaAGAGAGTctatcagtttttcctgagattgagaagaaaaggaagagcagaAAGCAACATTGCATCACTAATTCATtgctcattcaataaatataacataccattttaaatatgctatcaaatgtttcctattttaaaaagaaattttaatgtgACATAgaacaataagaaaaatgaagcactATATTTAATCTTTATCATAATTATAGTCAGATAATTTCTATAGTaactgaattattttcttaaaaatatttcattatatatataaaattaatagatattatatatatatatatatataatatatataagacAAGACAGAATATATCTTTTTGCTTGAATTTTTTTGTCCAATTCCCTGAGCATTCAAGTAGAGgaaatgtaacattttaaattcttatttgctACTCTGATGAATTTCCTTACAGCACAGGGTGTGTGCCTgcacctcccctccccttttttgAGCTTATTACTCTGCATTATAATTGCTAAAGTTATAATCATCCTGTATGACAGTTATTTGCATGCATGCCTTATCTCCCCTTCTAGACTTTAAGCACCTGATGGGCAGGAGCTACTTCTTATGAATACTCATATCTACAACAGTAGCTTGCATACAGCTAtgtacttgataaatatttgctgaataaatgatt from Tamandua tetradactyla isolate mTamTet1 chromosome 7, mTamTet1.pri, whole genome shotgun sequence includes:
- the SNRPF gene encoding small nuclear ribonucleoprotein F; this encodes MSLPLNPKPFLNGLTGKPVMVKLKWGMEYKGYLVSVDGYMNMQLANTEEYIDGALSGHLGEVLIRCNNVLYIRGVEEEEEDGEMRE